TGGGATAAATCCAGCACCTCATGGGCAAGGGTAGCATTGAGCAAATCCTTGGCATAGAGTACGCCGCAGAAATCGTCGAGGCTGTCACGCCCTACCGGGAAAATATCCTGCGGGGTTTCCCGAATGAGCCGCATATTTTCCCAGAGGGAATCGGATAAATCCAACCAGAGCATCTGGGTGCGTGGGGTCATCAGGGCATAGGCCGTCTGGTCGCTAAGATGGAAAATCTTGTCCACCATGGCTTGTTCGGTCTTTTCAAAGGTGCCGTCTTCCGTACCCTGCTCAATCAGGTCTTTGACCTCATCTTCCGTCACCGTATCGGCGGCATGAGGATTGATGCCAAAGATGAGGAGAATCATATTGGCTGTGCCAGAGAGCAAAGATACAAAGGGTCGGGTAATTCGAGCCAGCAGCCGCATAATGCCGTGATATTTCAGCAGCATAGCTTCGGGCTTTTGCATGGCGGTCTTTTTGGGCAGAAACTCACCGAGCAGCAGGGCCAGACAGGTAATGACGAGCACACAGACAAGCAAAGACAATGTTTGCGCATGTGGAACCGGCAGAAACTTTGCTGCCATGGGGGCGAGCAGCACACCCGTGCAGACACCGATTAAGATGCTGCTCATGGTAATGCCAATCTGGGACAGGGAAAGCATGCGGTCATCCTGTTCGAGCATTTCCAGCACTTTGCCTGCATCCGGATTGCCGTCTTCCTGCATTTTTTCCAATTTACTGCGGTGGCTTTCGGCAATAGCGGTTTCCATCAGGGAAAAGAAGCCCAACGTCACCAGCAGAATACATAACAATATCAACAATAAACCTGTGTCAGAACTATCCAACGAAAAGTCACATCCTTAAAGATAATATAGTTAGTTGTATTTTACCATAGGCAGGGGGAAAAACCAATATTTAGTTTGGGTCAAAGCTTATGGGCCAAGGCGGATGACCTGCTCGAAACGGTGCAGCTGGGGCAGGTCATGGGTGATGAGGAGGACGGTTTGACTTGTCAAATTTGACTTGTCAATTATGGCGGTCAGCAACTGGTCGGCCGTTGACTTGTCAAGTCCGGCGGTAGGCTCGTCAAAGAGCAGGATGGGGGCGGAGCTGGCCAGAATCAAGGCGCTTGCTAAGCGGTTGCGCTCGCCGCCGGACAGGAAGCAGGCATTTTCCCCTAATGGGGTGTCGATGCCTTGGGGAAGCTGGCTTATGACGGTGTTTAATTGCGCACACTGCAAAGCCTTATGCATATCATCTTCATGGATGCCGGGATGCAGCCGCAGGAAGTTTTCCCGGATGGAGCCGGAGAAGAGAAAGCTGCCCTGTGGAATGGCACAGACTGGCGGCAGAGAACTGTCCGCATAGTGAATACTTCCCGCCGTGGGCTGCCAGAGTCCGGCCAGCAGATAAGCCAAGGTGGTCTTGCCGCTGCCGCTGTCACCGATGATGGCGGTATGACAGCCGGGGGCCACGGAAAAAGTCAGGCCGGAGAAAATTGGCAGGCTTTGTGGATAGCTAAAGGTCAGCGCTGAAACGGTCAGCAGGTCAGCAGCCGTTGATGCTGCAGTTAAGGTTCTTTCTGCGGTTAAAGGTTTTTCTTGCAGCCAGTCTGCGGCGGCCTGAGCCTGACGAAACTGCCGCAGGGCGGAGGGAAGTGCTGATAACTCATTAAAGAGGGCCAGCAGGACCAACACCCAGAGTGACATGGTGTTGCCGCTTAAAAGATTTTGATTTACCTTTGCAATCAGCAGGGTAAAGAGAAAGACAAAGCTTGTAAAGCGCAACAGGCTGAGCAGCAGGTCGATTCTGTCGCTTTGGCGGTTATCGCTTAGCAGCTGCTTCTGCCAGCGGGTGGCAGAATGGTCGAGTTTGCGGGCGGCAATATCCAAACTGCCAGCCATTTGCATTTCATGGCTGCCCTGCGCGAAATCCAATAGCTGGCTGCGGTAATGGCTGCTGTGTTCTGCATTTGATGGAGACAGCCAAAGAGAAAGGCAGTGGCAAAGGCAGAGTACAGGCAGTACAAGGACATAATAGGAGAGCAGGGGCATGAGCAGCGCCGTGGTGAGCAATGTCGCAAGACAGATGGCCACGGGAGAAATCAGCCCCCGCAGCAGAAAGTCCCGCAGGATATCCGCTTTTGTCAGCAGGTCGTTGAGGATGGTTCCCTGCGTGTGGCCAGCTTGCGGGATGTTTGCCTGTGCATTTATCACATCGTAGAGACGCAGCCGCAGGCTGCCCAGAACAGCAAAGGCTGTTTTGTGGGTGAAGTAACGCTCGCCATAACGGAGCAAAGCACGGCCAATGCCCAGCGCCCGGACAGCGGTGATGCCCAAGGTCAGCGCATAAAGGGGCGGCAGGAGTGAGGCGGAGCTAATCAGCCAGGCGGCAGAGCCTAAGAGGCCGAGATTGGCGAGCAAGGCAAAGAGACTCAGACTGAGCAGCAGGCAGATTTCGCCGGGATGGAGAAGAGAAAAGATTTTCCTTAGCATGTGCCTGCCTCCTTTGCGGAATGTTCGGAGAGATGGATTGTTTTATCGGCTAGTTCCAGTACGGCCGGATGATGGCTGCTGATGAGCATGGTGCGGCCCTTTGCCAATATGGACAGGGTGTGGATGATGGCCTGCTCTGCAGTTTCATCCAGTCCGGAGGTCGGCTCGTCGAGCAGCATTACCGGATTGTTTTGGAGAATCAGCCGGGCAAGTCCCAGCCGTTTTAGCTGTCCCTGCGAAAGTTTTTGGCCGCCATCGCCCAGAAATGTGTCCAATCCTTGCGACAGGCTATGGAAAAA
The Selenomonas ruminantium AC2024 DNA segment above includes these coding regions:
- a CDS encoding hemolysin family protein; its protein translation is MDSSDTGLLLILLCILLVTLGFFSLMETAIAESHRSKLEKMQEDGNPDAGKVLEMLEQDDRMLSLSQIGITMSSILIGVCTGVLLAPMAAKFLPVPHAQTLSLLVCVLVITCLALLLGEFLPKKTAMQKPEAMLLKYHGIMRLLARITRPFVSLLSGTANMILLIFGINPHAADTVTEDEVKDLIEQGTEDGTFEKTEQAMVDKIFHLSDQTAYALMTPRTQMLWLDLSDSLWENMRLIRETPQDIFPVGRDSLDDFCGVLYAKDLLNATLAHEVLDLSQYIRKPLFIPRSMETFRVLKQFRTTGIHEAMVLDEYGGVIGFLTMDDILQEIAGESFAAHEEEAAQLTVRDENSWLVDGLYDIDDFKAKFSIEELPDEDHDHYQTMGGFLTSYFGYIPKAGERIDWQDFTFEVVDMDGARIDKIMITQKTAEETAAAASE
- a CDS encoding amino acid ABC transporter ATP-binding/permease protein is translated as MLRKIFSLLHPGEICLLLSLSLFALLANLGLLGSAAWLISSASLLPPLYALTLGITAVRALGIGRALLRYGERYFTHKTAFAVLGSLRLRLYDVINAQANIPQAGHTQGTILNDLLTKADILRDFLLRGLISPVAICLATLLTTALLMPLLSYYVLVLPVLCLCHCLSLWLSPSNAEHSSHYRSQLLDFAQGSHEMQMAGSLDIAARKLDHSATRWQKQLLSDNRQSDRIDLLLSLLRFTSFVFLFTLLIAKVNQNLLSGNTMSLWVLVLLALFNELSALPSALRQFRQAQAAADWLQEKPLTAERTLTAASTAADLLTVSALTFSYPQSLPIFSGLTFSVAPGCHTAIIGDSGSGKTTLAYLLAGLWQPTAGSIHYADSSLPPVCAIPQGSFLFSGSIRENFLRLHPGIHEDDMHKALQCAQLNTVISQLPQGIDTPLGENACFLSGGERNRLASALILASSAPILLFDEPTAGLDKSTADQLLTAIIDKSNLTSQTVLLITHDLPQLHRFEQVIRLGP